The Helianthus annuus cultivar XRQ/B chromosome 15, HanXRQr2.0-SUNRISE, whole genome shotgun sequence genomic sequence AGAGGCGTGCCTAGATGAAGAGCGTTTTCTAAAGCAGAAATCTAAAGTGGATTGGCTTCGGGCGGGGGATTCCAATACGGCTTTCTTTCATGCTTCGCTAAAAAGTAGAAATCATGTGACTCGTATTGAGGTTATTATGAATTCGGAAGGGGAGATGTTTGAAGGGGAAAGTGTCGCTAACGCTTTTGTTACTCATTATGAGAAGTTCCTTGGTAGTGAAGATGCCTTAGAGCTTCGGCCCTCGTCTGATCTTTTTTCGAATAAGTTGAATGCTGATGTTTCCACGCATATGGTTCGTCCGGTGACATGTGAAGAGGTTAAACGGGCTATGTTTTCCATTGGTAATGATAAGGCTCCTGGCCCTGATGGGTATACGGCGGCGTTTTTTAAAGGAGCTTGGGAGGTGGTTGGAAATGATGTTTCGAATGCTATTATGGATTTCTTTAATACAGGTAAGCTTCTTCGGGAGCTGAATAATACTCTCATTGTTCTTATCCCTAAGAAGCCCACGCCGTCTACGATCACAGATTATCGTCCAATTGCGTGCTGTAATGTTATTTATTTACGTTGGTTATGGAGGTCTTAACAAGTATTCTGCAACATTCGGTACAAATTGATTCCTCTTTCAGGTTCCACAATAGGTGTGAAAGACAGCGAATTATAAATCTTTGCTTTGCAGATGACTTGTTTTTATTCGCTAGAGGGGAAGTTAGTTCGGCTAATTGCATTATGTCCTCTCTCTCGAAATTCACTAAGATGTCGGGGTTGGTCCCTAGCAATCAGAAAAGCACGGTTTTCTTCTGCAATGTGAAAAATCATACTAAGCAAGCTATTCTGAATATCATGCCTTTTAAGGAAGGAAAGTTGCCTGTCAGGTACTTGGGGGTCCCTTTGATTTCGGCTAGGCTTGGGTACAATGAATGTCGAGTTCTAGTGGAGAGGTTGGAAAAGCGTATCATGCATTGGAGAAATAAGCTGTTATCCTTCGCAGGAAGACTTCAGCTTATTAATTCTGTCCTATCTTCTATGCATATCTACTGGGCCTCAGTGTTTATTTTGCCGGTTCGGATAATCAAGGAGCTTGAAGCTAAGATGAGAAATTTTCTTTGGTCCCAAGATTTTGCGTTTAATAAAGGTAAATCGAAAGTCTCTTGGAAATTGGTTTGTACGCCAAAATATGAGGGGGGCTTGGGTATTAGACGTGTGGGGGATATGAATAAAGCGTTGATGTCGTCTCATATTTGGAGCATTGTTTCTAAACGGGACTCCTTGTGGGTTGATTGGGTGCACTCGTATCGGTTAAAGGGCAAGAGTTTTTGGGTATGTAAAACGCCCGCTAGTAGTTGTTGGTCGTGGAGGAAGATATCTCAGTTAGGGCCGCTGGTTAGAAATCATTTTTGGTCGGAGGTTGGTAATGGTGCCTCTACCTCAGCGTGGTATGATACATGGTCCGAGTTGGGGCCTTTGGCCGATTTTCTTTCGCCTAGAGTCATTACAGATGCTGATTTTAGGTTGGAGGATTCGGTGGCCGATGTGCATTCGAATGGCGGTTGGAGTTGGCCTATAGCGTGGAGGGATTTGTTCCCTGTTCTGATTCAGATTGATCAAGTAATTTTGGATCCAATGAAAAATGATAGGCTTTTATGGAAGGATGGGAATGATCTCAATGGGTTTTCGACGTCTGGGGCTTGGCATTCGTTGCGCCATAGGGAACCGGATGTTGATTGGTGCAAAATTGTGTGGTTCGCTCAGTGTATTCCGAGGCACGCATTCATGATGTGGCTGATTATGAAACGTAAGCTCCTTACACAAGATAAAATTCTGCAATGGGATTTGTCTAGAAGGAaaaacatgaatatgatgtgttGCTTAATGTGTTTTGAGAACTTTGATTCCCACCCACACTTGTTCTTTGAATGCAAGTATTCTTCACAGGTGTGGACGCTAATCCGGGATAGGGGGGTATGAACTCGGTCAGCCCGAAATGGTCAGAAGTTGTTCACTGGCTTAGTGCTCGTAGTCATCAGAAACGGGCGGATATTTATGTGGCTAAGCTCCTCGTTGCGGCTACTGCTTATAACATTTGGCAAGAGAGGAATGCTCGGTTGTTTAAAAATCAACTCAGACCTCCTGAGACGGTTAGTGATGTTATTATCAAAACAGTGCGATACAAGTTGATGGGAGCTAAGTTGAAGGATACCGTGAGGGTGCGAAAGATTCTTGAAGAATGGGAGATCTATGCGGATGACAAAGGCGACGATGGAGGCTGATTAGTTGTGTTTGGTTATTTGTTTCTAGATTGTAGTCTAGTGGTCGTTTCCTTTTCttggttgttttgttttggtttggttttggttTGACTTTCATGGGGTGtgtctcatgattgaactagtgtagactctctacactacttgtgcttttttggttgtgaatatatagaatcaccggggtaaccctttacccaaaaaaaaaattgtggcGGACCGCATTAAGGGGTGTTTGAATCATATTGTTGGTATTAACCAATCGGCCTTTGTACCGGGAAGGAAGATTTCGGATAACATTCTTCTTACTCAGGAACTGATGCACAACTATCATaggaacttttttttttttttttttgggtaaagggttaccccggtgaatctattataaaccgcaaataagtacaagtagtgaggatgaattccacactagttcatatacaggacatgccccgtATATGTAAGCCAACAAATAAAAAACACCCAAGACATTCACATCAAACCTAGCCTACTACACATCATGCAAGatatctagtagacaaaacaaaACATAACCAAAATCTTCAACCGCCATCATCGAAAATGAAGTACCCACAAAAGGGCAGCCCCTTTAAACGAACCGAATGCAAACTAGCCATTGAATTTCTTTGtcgaagaggtgcttgcccctgttCTAGAAGACGAAGTATATGTACCCGCATCTTTGGTTTCATCATAAACAACTTCAACCCCGTCCTCATCTAAATCCACATGAGTCTGACTACCCCTTTTGGCTCTCTCGTGCGTTGCGGCCCCACGTTCTCCAATACACTCAAGAGCAGAAAACGGATTATGAGTTTGGACTTTATGGGAAGTAGAAACCTGCTGAGGCGCAACGGCCTTTTTCTTCCTATCCACCGGTCTGTATTCAAATTTTGGCTTTTGGTTATTAACTTGAAAGCCATTcttctttgcacttttcttaaCCGGAACATCAGTGAAACCATCCTCGTCTACTGTTGGCCTCGATGTTGTGCCAATACGAGTAGGACATTCCACAGAGTCATGCCCAAACACACAGCAGTGAGCACATCTCGGAGGTTCCCATTCATACTCCACCCGAATAGTAACCGTAACATAATTGTTCCCATCCAAATCAGGAATAGCCATGGTTATATTACTTTTCAACTCTTGATCAGCTGGTATTTCAATGAGAGCCC encodes the following:
- the LOC110914563 gene encoding uncharacterized protein LOC110914563; its protein translation is MWHVMPVIAKPKGEAKKDPSSSGIESKNPFAALNDFEGDGFVDSDSEEVVEVCSSVFRRWDWSSNGSSCQKGTRIILGWDPGILEVILLDQSSQVMHFQIIFKQDKRMLFCSVVYAANYYRTRREVWHHLSKHKVLVGNNPWVILGDFNSALHLDDKSMGTSIISPGMRDFQECVSEIEVFDINSSGMHFTWNQKPKEGVGLLKKIDRIMGNTPFVDMFPNSVAFFHPNRLSDHCPCLLKIPVTANKKHQSFKFANFLIYKPGFIEVVKKVWENNVEGVQQFQLVKKLRLLKRPLRALLFQQGNLHKKVEMLRGELDAIQREIDSWPSNLNLRNQETRITAAYQEACLDEERFLKQKSKVDWLRAGDSNTAFFHASLKSRNHVTRIEVIMNSEGEMFEGESVANAFVTHYEKFLGSEDALELRPSSDLFSNKLNADVSTHMVRPVTCEEVKRAMFSIGNDKAPGPDGYTAAFFKGAWEVVGNDVSNAIMDFFNTGKLLRELNNTLIVLIPKKPTPSTITDYRPIACYDLFLFARGEVSSANCIMSSLSKFTKMSGLVPSNQKSTVFFCNVKNHTKQAILNIMPFKEGKLPVRYLGVPLISARLGYNECRVLVERLEKRIMHWRNKLLSFAGRLQLINSVLSSMHIYWASVFILPVRIIKELEAKMRNFLWSQDFAFNKGKSKVSWKLVCTPKYEGGLGIRRVGDMNKALMSSHIWSIVSKRDSLWVDWVHSYRLKGKSFWVCKTPASSCWSWRKISQLGPLVRNHFWSEVGNGASTSAWYDTWSELGPLADFLSPRVITDADFRLEDSVADVHSNGGWSWPIAWRDLFPVLIQIDQVILDPMKNDRLLWKDGNDLNGFSTSGAWHSLRHREPDVDWCKIVWFAQCIPRHAFMMWLIMKRKLLTQDKILQWDLSRRKNMNMMCCLMCFENFDSHPHLFFECKYSSQKRADIYVAKLLVAATAYNIWQERNARLFKNQLRPPETVSDVIIKTVRYKLMGAKLKDTVRVRKILEEWEIYADDKGDDGG